A genomic window from Amia ocellicauda isolate fAmiCal2 chromosome 15, fAmiCal2.hap1, whole genome shotgun sequence includes:
- the ntf3 gene encoding neurotrophin-3 isoform X1 has product MVTFITILQVNLVMSILLYVIFLAYLCGIQATSMDKRKSSQDPVNSLIIKLLQVDIMKSKEKGDIHYKLQDTKLVEDIQEDTEFLEKKPSIYQPVFNIDTELLRQHKRYNSPRVLLSDRPPLQPPPLYLMDDYVGNSDVGNKTRKKRNAEHKSYRGEYSVCDSVSTWVTDKSIAVDIRGQQVTVLGVIKTGGRDVKQYFYETKCQNAKPFKRGCRGIDDKHWNSQCKTSQTYVRALTSEKTSVGWRWIRIDTSCVCALSRKMRKT; this is encoded by the coding sequence ATCTTACAGGTGAATCTAGTGATGTCCATCCTTCTttatgtaatttttcttgcataCCTTTGTGGTATCCAAGCTACATCAATGGACAAGAGGAAATCATCACAAGACCCAGTGAATTCACTGATAATTAAACTTCTTCAGGTTGACATCATGAAAAGCAAAGAGAAAGGAGATATTCACTACAAATTACAAGACACCAAACTAGTGGAGGACATCCAAGAGGATACAGAATTCTTGGAAAAGAAACCATCCATCTATCAACCAGTGTTTAACATAGACACAGAGTTGTTAAGACAACATAAGCGATACAATTCACCTAGGGTGCTTCTTAGCGATCGACCCCCTTTGCAACCACCTCCATTGTACTTAATGGATGATTATGTGGGGAATTCAGATGTAGGCAACAAAACGAGAAAGAAGCGGAATGCAGAGCACAAGAGCTACAGGGGAGAGTATTCTGTGTGTGATAGTGTAAGCACATGGGTTACAGATAAATCCATTGCTGTGGATATCAGAGGTCAGCAGGTGACTGTTCTGGGAGTTATCAAAACAGGTGGAAGAGACGTTAAGCAGTACTTTTATGAAACCAAGTGTCAGAATGCCAAGCCTTTCAAAAGGGGCTGCAGGGGCATTGATGACAAACACTGGAACTCCCAGTGCAAAACCTCACAGACATATGTGCGAGCATTGACGTCAGAGAAAACATCTGTTGGTTGGCGATGGATACGAATTGACACCTCATGTGTTTGTGCTCTCTCACGGAAAATGAGGAAAACGTAA
- the ntf3 gene encoding neurotrophin-3 isoform X2: MSILLYVIFLAYLCGIQATSMDKRKSSQDPVNSLIIKLLQVDIMKSKEKGDIHYKLQDTKLVEDIQEDTEFLEKKPSIYQPVFNIDTELLRQHKRYNSPRVLLSDRPPLQPPPLYLMDDYVGNSDVGNKTRKKRNAEHKSYRGEYSVCDSVSTWVTDKSIAVDIRGQQVTVLGVIKTGGRDVKQYFYETKCQNAKPFKRGCRGIDDKHWNSQCKTSQTYVRALTSEKTSVGWRWIRIDTSCVCALSRKMRKT; this comes from the coding sequence ATGTCCATCCTTCTttatgtaatttttcttgcataCCTTTGTGGTATCCAAGCTACATCAATGGACAAGAGGAAATCATCACAAGACCCAGTGAATTCACTGATAATTAAACTTCTTCAGGTTGACATCATGAAAAGCAAAGAGAAAGGAGATATTCACTACAAATTACAAGACACCAAACTAGTGGAGGACATCCAAGAGGATACAGAATTCTTGGAAAAGAAACCATCCATCTATCAACCAGTGTTTAACATAGACACAGAGTTGTTAAGACAACATAAGCGATACAATTCACCTAGGGTGCTTCTTAGCGATCGACCCCCTTTGCAACCACCTCCATTGTACTTAATGGATGATTATGTGGGGAATTCAGATGTAGGCAACAAAACGAGAAAGAAGCGGAATGCAGAGCACAAGAGCTACAGGGGAGAGTATTCTGTGTGTGATAGTGTAAGCACATGGGTTACAGATAAATCCATTGCTGTGGATATCAGAGGTCAGCAGGTGACTGTTCTGGGAGTTATCAAAACAGGTGGAAGAGACGTTAAGCAGTACTTTTATGAAACCAAGTGTCAGAATGCCAAGCCTTTCAAAAGGGGCTGCAGGGGCATTGATGACAAACACTGGAACTCCCAGTGCAAAACCTCACAGACATATGTGCGAGCATTGACGTCAGAGAAAACATCTGTTGGTTGGCGATGGATACGAATTGACACCTCATGTGTTTGTGCTCTCTCACGGAAAATGAGGAAAACGTAA